In Planctomycetota bacterium, the DNA window GACCGTCCGCGGCGAGGATGCCAATTTCACGCTGCTGGGCTACGACCCCGCGGAACTGCCCCGCGTGCCCGACCGCAGCGACTTCGGGGCCGAGACGCTCCGCACCCGCTTCGACTTCCCGGCCGACCTCTTGCGGGACATGATCGCCCAGACGCTATTCGCGACGGCCCGCGAGACGACGCGGTACGCCATCAATGGCCTGCTGATGCGGCGTCGCGGCAAGGTGCTGGAGCTTGTCGCCACCGATGGCCGGCGGCTCGCGCTGACCCGCGGCACCGTGCCTGGTGCGGGCAAGGACGACGACGACGTCTCGTGCATCGTGCCCACCAAGGCGCTCTCGCTGCTGCAGCGGCTGGTCGACGGCGAGGACGAGACCGTGACGGTTGCCGTCGGCGACCAGCGGGCGCTCTTCGCCATCGGCATCTCGGACGATGGCCAGCCCCGGGCGGTGCTCAGCAGCACGCTCGTCGACGGCCAGTTTCCGCCCTACGAGGAGGCCATCCCGGGCGACCAGAACGTCAAGGCCACCTTCGATCGCGACGTGCTGCACAGCGCCGTCAAGCGAGCCGCGCTGCTGACCAACGAGGAGAGCAAGGGCGTCCGCATGGCCTTCAGCGGTGAGCAGAAGACCCTCGAGCTGTCCAGCCACGCCCCCGAGATGGGCGAGGCCCGCGTGCAGGTGGAGCTGAAGGGCTACGACGGCGCTGATGTCGAGATCGGCTTCAACCCCGCCTTCATCACCGAAGCGCTCCGCGTGCTGCACGACGCCGACGTGACGATGGAACTCCGCGACGGCCGCCACGCCGGACTCATCAAGAGCTCGGGCAACGGCTTCCTCTACGTCGTCATGCCCGTCAACATCTGAGCCACCCGATGGGCAACGCCCTCGAGACGGCACGCGCCATCGCCGCCGGCGAGCGATCGGCCGCCGCCGAGATCCGTGCGGCGCTCGATCGCATCGACGCGGTCCAGCCCGAGCTGAACGCCTTCGTCGACGTCTTCGCGGATCGCGCACTCGAACGCGCACGGGCCGTCGATGCCGCGATCGCGTCCGGCCGGCCCGTTGGCCCGCTCGCCGGCGTGCCCGTCGCCGTCAAGGACAACATCTGCCTGGACCACGGCCGGACGACCTGCGCCAGCCGGATGCTCGAGAGCTATCAGAGCCCGTTCACGGCGACCGCGGCGCGTCTGCTGGAGGAGGCCGGCGCGATCGTCGTCGCCAAGGCCAACCTCGACGAATTCGCGATGGGCGGCAGCGGCGAGCACTCGGCCTTCGGGCCCGCCCGCAATCCGTGGGATGCCGGACGCGTCCCCGGCGGCAGCAGCAGCGGCAGCGCCGCGGCCGTCGCCGCGGGCGCGGTGCCGGTAGCGCTGGGCTCGGACACGGGCGGCTCGGTCCGCCAGCCCGCGGCGTTCTGCGGGCTCGTGGGCGTAAAGCCGACCTATGGCCGCATCTCGCGATACGGGCTCGTTGCCTTTGCCAGCAGTCTCGACCAGATCGGCGTGCTGGCGACCGACGCCGCCGACGCGGCCGCCGTGCTGTCGGCCCTGTGCGGCCATGATCCGCTGGACTCCACCAGCGCACCGCGGGAGTCCGAGGACTTCGCCGCCGGCCTCGACGAGTCGATCACGGGCGAGAGGATCGCCGTCGTCGCGCAGCCCGGCGATGCGCCGCCGCACCCCGCGTTGGTCGCGGCCGTCGAGTCCGCGTCGGCGGCGTTGCGCGACGCCGGCGTGTCCGTCGAGCCCGGAGACCTGCCCCACACCGACTACGGCATCGCGGCGTACTACCTCATCGCGACGGCCGAGGCGTCCAGCAACCTGGCCCGCTACGACGGCGTCCGCTACGGCCGGCGGGCCGACCTCGCGCCGGGCGACGGGCTCGAGGCCCTCTACGTGAAGTCGCGGAGCGAGGGCTTTGGCCCCGAGGTGCAGCGGCGGATCCTGCTGGGCACGCACGCGCTGAGCCGCGGCTACAGCGAGCGGTACTACGCCCGCGCACTGCGCACGCGACGGCTCATCAAGCGGGACTTCGAGGCCCATTTTGACGCCGGCGCGCGAGCCGTGCTGATGCCGACGACGCCCGGACCGGCGTTCCGGCTGCACGAGAAGGACGCCGACCCGATGCAGCTCTACCTCGAGGACGCCTACACCGTGGGGGCGAGCCTCGCGGGTCTGCCGGCGGTCAGCGTGCCCGCGGGCTACGCCGACGTCGACGGCACGCGGCTGCCGATCGGCGTGCAACTCGTGGGCCGCCCCTTCGACGAGGCCGGCCTGCTGCGGATCGCGCGCGCCATCGAGCGCACGCTGGGCGTGTGCGCGCCCAGCCCGATGCGGGCGGGCCTCCTCGCCGGCTAGCGTGTCCTAGCCGTACAAGAGAAACGCCATCGCCACGAGCATCGTGAGCACGACGAAGTTG includes these proteins:
- the dnaN gene encoding DNA polymerase III subunit beta, with the protein product MRVVCDRGALLDAVNMVSSVAAARTPKPQLTCVKLTAETNSDGAGELTLAATDGEVGLRLQTARVDVQEAGSALVPADKLKQIVAAEDAEPTLTLETEDRTLTVRGEDANFTLLGYDPAELPRVPDRSDFGAETLRTRFDFPADLLRDMIAQTLFATARETTRYAINGLLMRRRGKVLELVATDGRRLALTRGTVPGAGKDDDDVSCIVPTKALSLLQRLVDGEDETVTVAVGDQRALFAIGISDDGQPRAVLSSTLVDGQFPPYEEAIPGDQNVKATFDRDVLHSAVKRAALLTNEESKGVRMAFSGEQKTLELSSHAPEMGEARVQVELKGYDGADVEIGFNPAFITEALRVLHDADVTMELRDGRHAGLIKSSGNGFLYVVMPVNI
- the gatA gene encoding Asp-tRNA(Asn)/Glu-tRNA(Gln) amidotransferase subunit GatA, producing the protein MGNALETARAIAAGERSAAAEIRAALDRIDAVQPELNAFVDVFADRALERARAVDAAIASGRPVGPLAGVPVAVKDNICLDHGRTTCASRMLESYQSPFTATAARLLEEAGAIVVAKANLDEFAMGGSGEHSAFGPARNPWDAGRVPGGSSSGSAAAVAAGAVPVALGSDTGGSVRQPAAFCGLVGVKPTYGRISRYGLVAFASSLDQIGVLATDAADAAAVLSALCGHDPLDSTSAPRESEDFAAGLDESITGERIAVVAQPGDAPPHPALVAAVESASAALRDAGVSVEPGDLPHTDYGIAAYYLIATAEASSNLARYDGVRYGRRADLAPGDGLEALYVKSRSEGFGPEVQRRILLGTHALSRGYSERYYARALRTRRLIKRDFEAHFDAGARAVLMPTTPGPAFRLHEKDADPMQLYLEDAYTVGASLAGLPAVSVPAGYADVDGTRLPIGVQLVGRPFDEAGLLRIARAIERTLGVCAPSPMRAGLLAG